The following nucleotide sequence is from Zea mays cultivar B73 chromosome 1, Zm-B73-REFERENCE-NAM-5.0, whole genome shotgun sequence.
CCTTGGTAGCGATTGAACTGACCTGCACCCGTCGAACTAATAATTTGATTTTATTTTAAAGTTTATGGTGAAAATTTTAGGTGTAGTCTATTCATCCATCTCTACTTTCAATACCGCGCAATAAATTTCATATCTTGTATGGTGAATTCTTCCATTTGTTGTTGAATTTATTTATTGTACATTCTTAGAGCTTTGTTACTATAGGTTGCAAACCTATTTTAGTTCAACTTTGGTTGGACTATTTAATTCTCTTATGATTCTAACTAAATGTAATGAGCGTGTTCAATTTCATATCCTTCATCCTACAACATCCAAATGTTTTGTGCAATATCAATTTCTTGCCTAGCTAGACTATACAATAGATAGTAAAAAATCCAAACGTACCCCAAATGTCTTTAGCTGGTCAAAGTGAGGTAAAACTCTAGCAAGAGATTCGAACAACTTTTTTTTGGGATGGAGGGTGTACTCCTGAAGCCCTAGCAAGAGATTCTGCAGTTTATAGAAACTTACGACATTGTAGTATATACATGACGTGATAAAGATTGGCGCAACTTTATAAGCCATGTCAAAAAAATATGTACAGTTACCAACATCTACAGAAATTATTTCATGCATTGAAAATACTTTAACAGATTGATTTTAATTAAGATGTTTAATCCAGCGAACGGCTCAAGCCCACTGGAGGCCTGGTGGGTGCACGCTAAGGGGCCTGTTTAACGTTTTGCTAGCGAACCAGATTGCAATGGCATATAGGAAGCGCGGCGTCTAGACAGATATCAGCATTGTAAGTTAATGAGTTGAAGTTGTACAGTGAACCATCTCCCACCTTTGACACTTCGCGCTCCCCATCCAAACGGTACCGATCCGCCGGCCGCCGTTCTCCATTTCAAATTGCAAACCCGTTCTCCTTTTCCGCCTCCTCGACGCAACTCGTCGCCGTCTTCTCCAACTCGCACCTCGTTCCTCGCCCCACCATTTGCCGCTCCCGCCTACGATGCCGACGAGTGAGGTGTGGAGCTTGTCCGATTTTGAAATCAGCAAGTACATCGCTGAGGGCAGGTTCGGCAAGGTCTACCTCGCCCGCGAGAAGCAGGTCTGCCCAATCAGCCCCTTCCAATTCTCTTGATTTACCCCAAAATATCGCATACATGGAAGTTAATCTACGCGCGGGGACGATCCAGAGCGGGTACGTGGTGGCGCTCAAGGTGATATTTAAGGCGAAACTGAAGAAGCACCGCTTCCACGCGCACCTGCGGCGGGAGATCGAGATCCAGCAGAGTCTCGATCACCCTAACGTGCTCCGCCTCTTCACCTGGTTCCACGACGAAGAGcgagtcgtcctcgtcctcgagtACGCGGCCCGTGGCGAGCTCTACAAGGTCCTTCGCGCTGCTGGCCGCTTCACCGAGCGCACGTCCGCCACGGTAAAAAAAAAACACTTCCCGTTTTCCTTTTGCTTCACTTTTATTTCCCGGTTGTGCCTACGGCTGGATTGCCATTCCTCCTACTGTTATTAACCTAAATCATGTTAACCTGAACCACAATAACCGATGCAAAGTCTCATATGACAGCAACTGTGTACATACAAAGTTCCAGAGAACTAGGCAGCTAGACCATGAGCCGAGTAGTTATATGGTTGGTAATTCTGTGATATTACTTCTATTCAGGTCATGAATGGTAGCAAGAAAGTTTTGAGTAATGGCCTAACTTGATTTTACTGGAATCAGATATCGTGTATGACAGGAGTCATCAATTGCTGGTACATTGTGTGCAATGGCCAAtggttacaagttacatcaaaGGCAGTTGACATTGAACAAAATTCGATAATTGCAAATTTTTAGTGCCATTAATAAGCTTTCAAAATGATATTTTGGATTTTATGGATCTTTGCATTATCTGATTGCAGCATTAAGTATTCTTTAGAAACTCTTAATGCATTTCCTAGGAGTATAAGTTAAGCTGAACCAAATGTTTATGTGAACTGCTAATCATGTGTCACACATGCAGTGCGCTCTGCAGTTTATGACTTTATTGCCCTGAACCCATACATCTATACACAAAACATAGTGAGAATGCATGACATATCTTTTAACATGACACTGTCTCAGTCTCAACTTGTGATGATGCCATTATTTATTGCCAAGAACTTGTGCTGCCATTGGCATACCACACCCTAGAGcatggtgtgtgtgtgtgtatgcaGGTTTCCTTCTGGTTTGCCATTCTTTTGTTAGATTGTGATAACCATGAATCTTATGTGTTTTAGTATGTAGCGAGTCTTGCTGGTGCACTGGCATACTGTCACAAAAAGCAAGTCATTCATAGGGACATCAAGCCTGAGAATTTGCTAATCGACATCGAGGTTGGTTCTTCTTTATGAAGTTGTTGCGGCTGTTATTGTTTCTAGCACCATATTTGATTCATGCATTTATTCTGTTGTTAATTATTGTCGCAAACAATTTTATCCGTGTATGTCTTTGTACTTTTACTGTTTTGTGTTGTTGTAATTTACTAATTTTTATTACCAGATGGCTTTAAAAAAATTGACATGTGGGGGTAAAACTGCCACACGACACTATATTAAGAAGACCTTCTCAGCAGGTCGAGAAAACCCTTGTCCCACCCATACACGGCGACACCGTAGCCCATATGAGAACGACCGTGACTCGGGCTAgaccttagacctgtgctttggcgtgagACAGACGAGGTGATTTTTTTAACCATGGACTAAAATTCGCTCTCACTGTTATGACTAGAAATGGTATTGGGGAATTGAGGATGTATTTGAACAGGGGattggaggctagaaccccggccgGGCAAGAAGAAGTATTATCCTTGTTTTTGCTTGCCTTAGACTGATACAATCCCTCTCCTTATATAGAGAGGGTACCTTGGACTCTACGTAACTTGGACCCTAAACAATAGATCTAATCTTCTAATGTTATCTCTAACTAATCTTATCTAATCCTTCCTTGGAgggccatggctgctgctgccacAACCCCTCTATGGgtctccttaggccctgacactacACCCCCCTGGACAAGCAGCTCGTTCTCGAGCTGCAGCATCCAACAAACGACCTGTAACGACCTAACCTATCATCGAAAAATGAATCTTTTACATATCGATTGATCTTTTAATTATTCTAGATATATTGCAACTGCAAGCATCATCCTGTTTCCCAATGAAACGTTGCACAACAAAGAGGAGGGTGCGAGCTGAAACCATGGAGGTAAAGACACAGTAACCTTCGGAGGCGGGCCCGTGGAGGTCAACGTTGGTGTTGCCTGTAGCAAGTGGATCCCGTGCAGCGCAACCCCTCTTGGTCCCATGGCCACCAGTGCACAGAGGGTGGCGTGGCTAGAGCAGAGGGTGGCAAGGCCACCAGACCCCCTTGTACGAAGGAGAGTAGTCGAGGTAGTTGCTCGGTCGCCACAGATGAGGGCCAGCGCCGGACAAAGCGATGCAGAGGGGCACCATGTCTTGCAGCCTCTCGTACGGTGAGGTGAACAACCACCATGTTGCTTGGCCGCGCTGGTGCAGCTACGACTCCCTGCAATGGAGCATCGCCAACATCTGCTTCACTCGTCGACGAGCTAGGAAACCGCGTGCTGCAACCTGCAGGTGGACGATCGTCGCCGTACGTCGCGGAGCAACCACCCTCTCCTGGACGTCGCTCTTGGGGTAAAGGGTAGCGGTGATGGCTACCCCTGATGACTGAGGCGGTGTCGGCGACGAGGACGCGACAAACATGGCAGCAGAAGTCACCACTACTGCGAGGGAACCAAAGCGCTGCTAGCACATGATCTTGAACTGTGGCCATGTGACTTGATGCTCGTCGCGTTACAGCCACCAGAACCACATATGTGCGTGGTCCGTGAGGTGATACGATGCCAGCCAGACCTTGTCAGACTCCAGGGTGCGCTGGCTCCAAAAGAACCGCTAGCTGTCGTTTAACCACCCAGAGGGTCACCGCTGCCATCGTAGATGGGCAGGGATTGGGGTGCTGCGGTCACCGGCATGGTAGCAGTAGCGAGGGTTGGCGCCAGAGGCTGGTACACCAGTCCTGGTATGGTTGCCCGTGTCGTCAGCCATGCAGCCGATGATGAAGACAACCTCGAGGGCGCAAAGCAACTGGTAGGCATCGCTGTTCACAAAGATGTAGATGTCGAAACGGTCGATGACGGCCATGCCGCTGTCGGCGTGGTGCTGGAGAGCGCCATGCTGATGGCGTTGAGCCACGCAAACAGATCGTCGAAGTACGCCTCGGGAACCCAAGGACCCATGAGAGGCAAAGGCGCGGTCGTGGGCCACTCGTACTGCGTGACGTTGGTGTCAGGGTTCTAGTAGTAGAGGTAGCCGGTGATGTCGTCGACGAGCCCGCGCCATGGCTTGGGCAGCGATGGGTCTTTCAGCGCATACCACGGGGTACGCGTCTGAACGAGCCACTACTAtttctaactatccttatctaatccccttTGAGGGTCGATGACTGCTGCTGCCACAGCCCCTCCGTgagcctccttaggccctgacacgGGTAGTCAAACTTAGGACATGAGTGTTATTTAGACCATTTAACCAACTTAGCTAGAGACCTTTTCGCTTTACCAGACGGTCTTATTCTACAAAAAATGAATTTTAATATCTAGGGTAGTGCCTGTAGTTTTTGCACCATTTCGTTATAAGAATATAATAGAACCATTACGTTGAGTTTGCTCAAGAATCCAATTTACAGCTTTTTCTCATAGGTTGAAAATTATCTCTAAATGTTTGCCCTTCTTAAGTGTACATTATAAAAAGTATTTTACTGTTTATGAAAACAATGCAGACTGTCAGACTTGGCTCTTTGCAAGGGTTTAGGGTAAGGATAATTCATCTTGAATACAAGTTACACCTGGACAGGATATATATCATGCATCTGAATAAATCTGAAAACACATATAACATATTATTGCCGGTTCACTAACATACGTGGAGAAATGGTTATACAAATGTTTCTTCAATGCCTCATTTCTGAAAAAACTGCATTGTCGTGTGATGGGTATTATTCTTGATGCATCAAATGCTAGGTGATGATTTCATAACTAGTTAACTTCCTTTTTCTCCAGGGCCGGCTTAAAATTGCAGATTTTGGATGGGCGGCTCGTTCAAATGCTAAACGCCACACACTCTGTGGCACAATCGATTATCTGGCACCAGAGATGGTAGAGAAAAGAGCTCATGACCATGCTGTGGACAACTGGACATTAGGAATCCTGTGCTATGAGTTCTTATATGGTTCACCTCCTTTTGAAGCTGATGAACAGGATGATACCTTGAGAAGGTATGGGCTGATAGATCtgttttctctctctccctgGTCTTCATTCCTTAACATTTTGTGCCATGCGAATTTTGTGCAGGATAGTTAGGGTGGATTTGGCATTCCCTTCATCTCCTTGTGTATCTTCAGAGGCTAAGGATCTCATTTCCAAGGTGACATCTAAAAGTAGTGGTTATATAAGAGATTAGTCAAAAGTGATGGGTGTTGCCTGGACTATTGATTGTTAAGTGTGATTGTGTATGCAGCTTCTAGTTAAGGATTCAAGCAAGAGGCTTTGCCTTGAAGACATCATGAAGCATCCATGGATAAAGAAGAATGCAGACCCTTCAGGCAGTTGCATTAAGCAAAAAGATGTCACAAGATCAAAGGTAAAACGATAAGTGAATATGCAAGATATCTTCTGAGCAACAGACTAGTGTTCTTGTTCCTTGGAGATAACCATGGTGTTTAGTGTCAGTAGAAGCCAGTCTATGTACTGTGATCTTAGTTATGGACCATGTGTCGAAGTTGCTAAACTTCTGTTGCTTGCCTCATCTGGGGAGGCAATTAATCTTAGCTTTTGTGTGTATACAGTAGTTCCATATTTTTCAGCCCCTCTGTGATATATAGATGTTTGGCGGGTGGGCGCTTTTATTTTGCTATTATGGACTCATTGACATTGTGCTTGGGTAATGAAATTTGGGCTTACCGTTGTAAAAAAACACACTGGTGTTATCTGATTACTCTGCTGAGTATGAAAAATATATAAGTTAATTTTAATTTGGCCTCATTGGCATGGTATTCTTGCTTAGCTTGACATGTCTATTTTTTATCATATAGTTTGCTCTCAAATGCAAATAATAAAACTATGGATTACACTCACAAGAATAAGTAGCTAGTATATATTTGAATGTGATAAAACACTTCCATCCCCAGCTCAGCTACTTGGTCTGGATAAAAGGACGACTTTTTCCTTTTAGTTTCTGATCAATCTGCATGTTCTTCTAGACGAGAAGGGCACCTTTTAGTTATCAGAAATAAATATAATGTGAAATATCAGTACGACATTCACAGCTAATTTGGTCTCGGTTTTCTCTACAGCTTCTGTAATATCAGTACAACCTGCTTGCCAGTGGGCAAGAATCTTCTGATGTGGTGCCAAACTCGTCACTACTGGAGGACAAATATGATGACATGTAGTTTTAAGTTCCGATAGTTCTGGAGTGGATTGGTGTGTGTGTCCCTGCAAGCTTTCTCCTACAGGCTGGAGTTCTAGTTCTGATGCAGCGTTTGTGTTTCCCTTTTGAACTGTGTCGTGAAACCAATGTTCACTCGAGAGGAATGTAGTTTTCAACTGAGTTGTTGAACCTTCGCAAATTGGAGGGTCAATGGTCTGTGGAGACTGGAGAGGAACGTGGCTTTCGCTGTGGCGATCGTATTTTGTAATTGTTGAATCTGCAGTATTTTGGTCTTTAGCAATGAAATATGGAGATGCACGTAGTTTTTCTATGACGCGAAAAGGGAGGGAAAAACTGGTAATTTCAAATGGCCATATATCTATTATTATGAGTTTAATGGCTGTCTAGTCTTGATGCACACAGAGAATGGAAGTCGTATTGTCTTCCTCAAAAGTTGGTACCAACATCGTTCAAAATCTGCACACTGCAGCTAAGCCTGGGCATATTACCTGTTACTCGAACCTGAAAATTCCGGACTCAGACCCGAATTCCGAATTTGTAGCACCCGATGTCTAGTTTGGATAGTAAATGCTACCTGAATTTAGTTTGGATAATTCAGGTAGCATCACCCGGTGCCGTGCCTGAACTACTCGAAACAGTGTCAGTGTGTGTCACCTAGCCCTTAGCGTGTGTGGATGTTTTAGTCCAACATGAAACACACGGACATGGGCCACGCCCACGCGGCCCATCAACAATTCAATCTGCTTCCTCCATGGACCATGGCTCTGTCCGTAAGGTGCCTTCCCTAGTCTAGCATTCGACATCTCGGCCACTCCTCAGGCCCTAGCAGCCTCCAATCCCTCCATAACCTAGCTGCCACCCGTCGCTCTCCTTGTGCCCGCCTGCGGCCTGCCCGGAGGCTGGATCGCCAGACGCCGGACGCCAGAGCGACCTCGAGTGCCTGGAGGCCGGACCACCGGAGGCCGGAGCGACCATGACGGCGTCACGGCGCTCGCTGTCGCTGCCTCCTTCGTCCACCTCTGTCCTCTGATCTCTACTCCTCACAACCTCACTGGTTAAGGGATCGCGAGTGCTGAGGTTGATGTCGCTGTTCGGGTAAATTGGGTATACCCTAAACTCGTACCGGAAATTGCGGGTAGCGTTTTAGTAAGGCTGTGATCGAGTAACAAAATCTATTATCTGAATTTATcaaaacccgaattacccgaaccgAACTAATCGGATAACCCCGCCCAGTTTTGACTGCAGCTACAGACAACTAGTTTTTTCTCAAACATGTGTGAGTACATATCATTTTAATAAAGAGAGAAAGAAACAACATATTACAAAGGAGGCCAACACAGCTTTCCCCCGCAACACACACATACACTCAACACAACACCACATGTAGGCTACAACCCCAAGAACACCTTAACCCGGATCAACCACATAAGTTGAGAGCAAGGACAAATCTTTTGCTTCAACCATATACCACAACCTAAAATCATCTTCAGCCAAATGAGGGTCTTGAAAATACTAGACCGCACACCATTGAACACAGTCATTACGGTGGCGCCAAAGACACCAAGCCACGTCCTCACCATATTACTCCCCTTCCCCTTACCTACGACCAATGTTTATATAACTCTCTAATTGTTTTTTTTTTTCATTTTACCCTCCTCTTTTGAGTTGTTCAATTTAACatgatttttctttttatttctttaTGTATAAATTTAGTTTTCAGTTCAAATTTTTTGTTAGTAGCTAATAGCATAATGTAGTTTAAAAAATAAATTTTATTTTTATAATTACTTCTATAGGTTAGGGATCTGATAA
It contains:
- the LOC100284230 gene encoding serine/threonine-protein kinase 12 isoform X1; this encodes MPTSEVWSLSDFEISKYIAEGRFGKVYLAREKQSGYVVALKVIFKAKLKKHRFHAHLRREIEIQQSLDHPNVLRLFTWFHDEERVVLVLEYAARGELYKVLRAAGRFTERTSATYVASLAGALAYCHKKQVIHRDIKPENLLIDIEGRLKIADFGWAARSNAKRHTLCGTIDYLAPEMVEKRAHDHAVDNWTLGILCYEFLYGSPPFEADEQDDTLRRIVRVDLAFPSSPCVSSEAKDLISKLLVKDSSKRLCLEDIMKHPWIKKNADPSGSCIKQKDVTRSKVKR
- the LOC100284230 gene encoding serine/threonine-protein kinase 12, producing the protein MPTSEVWSLSDFEISKYIAEGRFGKVYLAREKQSGYVVALKVIFKAKLKKHRFHAHLRREIEIQQSLDHPNVLRLFTWFHDEERVVLVLEYAARGELYKVLRAAGRFTERTSATYVASLAGALAYCHKKQVIHRDIKPENLLIDIEGRLKIADFGWAARSNAKRHTLCGTIDYLAPEMVEKRAHDHAVDNWTLGILCYEFLYGSPPFEADEQDDTLRRIVRVDLAFPSSPCVSSEAKDLISKLLVKDSSKRLCLEDIMKHPWIKKNADPSGSCIKQKDVTRSKLL